In the genome of Aricia agestis chromosome 4, ilAriAges1.1, whole genome shotgun sequence, the window ATGGCGGGGGGTAAGCCGCTCTCCGACCGAGCGGGCTCCGCGTCCAGCCGCACCGTCTGCGGGCCCCACTCGTTGTGCACCTTGCGAACTGTAATGGAGATATTAGCATCATGAGCGTACGAGCTACAAATAATATACTACATCCATGATAAGCATAGATTCAGACAGGAGCCAGTACTCAGTAGCCACGAACAATACTGTCTCGCTCTCAATCTGCATGTCACTGACGATTGTCAATGGTCAATAAAGCAGTATAATGtattgtcttttattaataattgtgcGCCACTGGTAATAGACGTATAGCCACTGACATTGTGgccgaaataatattatgtagcaggTGCCACAATATGGCCTATGGGCCACTTACGCCAGTCCGGGTTATTGCTTAGAGTTTGTCAAAATACCATgtcttatattaatttaattatattaacccACGATTTATGATTAATTTTGCCAAGACAGGGGCAAATAAGACTTATAGTGGTCAAAGGGTCATGATTTTCATAACAGGGCACTGATTTACTATGGTGTAACTACTTAGCAAATAGAGTTAAATTATGTGTAGGTACCTGCTAAATATGCAGTAGTCGTGAGACGCTAATCAGTGTTACCTTTTAAACTGGCAGTGTATAATCAATAGTAAGCACGTCACAATATATTTTCGAATGTTTTTTTGTCACATAACTTATTGCTTTCTGGGCTTGTGATTAAATGTAAGGTCAAATAGAAAGTGATCAGTCTtactttcatattattatgattaaggcTAAAACGTACTTTCACATCACTTAAATGTGAAACTTTATTCCTAAAGCGCTGAATATTTTTTATGCTAAATGTGataaacacaataatatgttttaaaaattattgtagccTGTGTCATTGTTTACTTTAAGAAATTGAACAGATGTTTATTAAGGTTACTTATAACATAACTCATGCGTCTCGGCTCGTTTGTGGGACTCGACGCGACATTCTGAAAGAGTTAATCTGTTCACACGCGCGTGCGCCCTTGACTCCTGTGTCGCAGTGTGAAGTGACCCTTTGTGGTCATGGGGACCTAGGTCCATCCTAGTTGGAGACTAACATAATTCATCTAGAACTATCTAATGATTTTTTGACTTTTCTTTctcataaatacattttaattcaacTAACTTACTTTTAAGATGTCCTTTAGAATCGTTACGCTTAACAAACTGCGTTCTGACTCGTGCACAAGTGTCAGACTCCTCGCTCTCTTCACACTTATTCGGTATGAAGTCGTGTATATTACTCAGATTCACCTGCTCTCTCTTCCTTTCTATAAAGTTCTCTATGCGTTTCTCTATTTCCTCGTTCGATACATTGATCTGTACCAAACTTTTGTCTATAATTTCAGTCGGTGCTTGAACACCTGCAACGAAAACTACACGTGAGAAGGGTTGTAATAAAAAGATGCTTTTCTAACAACGTTTATTTTCAACACAAACACcgctatatacatataataaaaatataatcttaaagaaaacttaattaaaaacagCTAAAAGTAATTTTGATAAATCTAAATGTTTAAACATCTTTAAGATATCAGGCAAATTCGAATGTTTAATTTATTCTTATCACAGCAGTGACGATCTAATCGTTTATCGCAATTATTTTTggtaacaattataatattttcctgtTTCACCAAACATACCAACTATCTATAAACATGATCTGATTATGTATTGCTAAATAATGTTTTCTTGATCTATAAATAAagtagaaatatattttatacataaataaataatgtaagtaaAGTATGTAACTTCAATGAAAaagcgtaacataatatgatgtaaGGTAAAAAGGAACTAAAAATACCTCTAAAATGATGCAAAACTGCTTTTAAGCATTTAGCTTAAAAGCAGTTTTCATCCTACATTATACAGCTTAAAAGAACCTTGGACATAATTATAATTCAAAAATATAGAtacacaaatataatatctgaAAGACTTaatcttttatgaaaaaaactaaaggggtatatattattatgcacgTAGCAATGAGTGACGTCACAAGTCACCTTGCCAGAAATTTCACGCATCGTGTAATATACgactaagtatataatattatcatttatcaccattgagatattattactatatcCTGTCTCAGCCATCCAGTTAAATAGCCAGCCAACTCGATGCCGCCACAGGCAGTTCATTAAACACATGAAAagtaaattaactttttttagcTGATTGGTAGTACAGTAAAGTGAAATATATTCCCTTGTAAATATTCTTATTAGATGATGACAAAGATAAACTCGTAGAAGCCCTAAGTAACGAAACGTCTGGCTACTTTAACTAGACGGCTGCACAACAatataaaggtgatcgcacatttgtcagcaacgtacgcgccgcatttcgtgtacggTAGTAACTAAATTGCGACGTGTATGGTCGTGCGGCGCTCGCGTGTGTATTACGgcccggccgcacctgcgtctatcgtccgatgcttcgtgctatgagacgatatacgcagatcgtccaatagtatcggtTTTAGagcgaagcactacgcatatgcggccgcggcataaatgaaaaatagtatgaTCGCGGACGCGGGCGACGACCCTAGATACTTAAACTAGTTATTATTATGCACAACTTTACTCAATTAACAATTTAAACCTATTTCATTATGAAAGTCCTTTATTATCAGATCTAGTTTACTCTTACGGGTCAACTAAGTACTATAGGCACAAAATTACTAATAGTAGTGTGCTATTTAGGTctataggtattaggtataaATGTTTCCTTCCTCAATTCATGCGATAATATTTCTCtatcaatattttaacaaaaaaccaaCCAACCATCTACAGATCTTACCTACATATTATACCTCCTACATTTATAATGTAGTCAACTATAGTCGAGCAAAAACTCTGAAGCATTCATGCACGAACTGGCCACTTAAAAAACTAGTAACATATGTATAATGTACAGTTAATACACTTCCTTTCATTATTGCAATTCATGAATTGGAAACGATTATTATAACTGTGGCGCTGGCAGCAAAACTTGCAAATATCTAGGTGGCAACATGCCAATTGAGCGTGCATATTTTATTGTGGTATAATGTGTACTTATATACTTGTTATGTACTCACGAAATGcaattaaaaattgtaattggGTGTATTAACCTTGTGTTCTTAATGCAGCGTGTAAGTCGAATTAGTGCAGTGTGCAATAtctaaatacttaaataaaatcttcAGTTCTGTTCTGTCATCACTCATCTATGATTTATATCAGTTATATCACTCTAATCAAAGCTAAGCTTTAATTCTTTTAAGTAGTaattaaactaaagaaaaaaacattgtataaataTTTCCTAACACTTAGTAAAAAGGCAAGAATATAGTTAGTTGTAGTACCTTACTACAAAGGTTgtagtacatacataatatttaatattataacacaaCATAATTCTACGCATCAATGTCTTCAAAGAAttactatatgtatattataatatctacgtTAAGGAGCCgattaacccaaaattttcgattttataattcatttttatacttgaaaataagctccgaattgtttcattttctaaaattagataatacattatatttctAAGAATCCGatttgagcaaaaacacgaaatcttaaaattttctcgatagaaaaaaatcacaaagatgcatctaattttcacgaatttttcatttattgccataaccgtgcattaaactaagtcaatattttaacacattgtataaaattctatcattgagaaaccgacctagcggatttttaaaatgttgtatatttatagagttattgagaaaaaactaatttggcgatgaatccgcgtcgtcctttttcacctggcatatgaaagacgggcgtgagtgtgaagagagaaggatgatgtttgatttttttgggttagtcgcccccttaagaagCATCGCCGTTAATACATCTACGttcagtagcggcgttaggggaggcgacgctgggcgaccgctCAGGGCGCCGGTTAAAAAGGGCCGCAGAAGCCAAACAAAAAGGGCGCCGCAACCCCTAcacactaccagcaccctgggcgccgaagaaatttcGCCCAGGACGCTGGTAGAGCTAAAACTGGCACTGTCTACGTTTTAATGGCATTGCCGTTGATAGGTCTACGTTTACTGGACCACGCACATTCAAAGTTCTCCTTCCATGCCGGTTCCTCGCCGTCGTACACCTCCTTCTTCCAAATAGGCACGTTGGCCTTCAGCTGGTCTATGCAGAAAGCCACCGCGTCGAGAGAGTCCCGCCTGTGAGGACTGCTCACTGCGATGACCACTGACGCCTCGCGACAAGGTACGTTGCCTAACCTGGAACAAAACCGTCGATGAACAACGCTTTCTTGAATTTACATACGTAATAAAAGAAACGCGATATTTCGCCGGTAAAATGTGCAGATATCTAAAGGcggcaggtttttttttttaatttaactgtTGTCACAATAAACGACAAATGAAAACGATAAATTATGCGACATGTTTATGAATGCCGCGTGTCGAGGTCAAAATCATTTGTACCATCATACTTCACGTGGACCATAATGTATGGCGATAAATTACGCATACATAAACAAATGTACGAGTATATAAAATTAAGACCTTTGCATCTGTTGTAAATGCAGTACTTTTTAAATGTATCAACTCTTCAAATACAGTTTGAGACAGGTTATTTTTATGTCCCTATGGTTTTCcaagcataaaatatatatttagcaGCATATACTGGACTAGTCCAGAGGTCAATGCATTTGGGACCAACCATGTGCAGGTGTTTTATGGTGTCTTCTTTTACCCTAGAACTGTATTTGACTAGTAGCATAGGCACACATGATTATCTGGGATTTAACATGCGGGTTATTTagtgtaatttataaaaatacccaCAAGGCtataaaattaggtaaaaaattgttatttatgcTATAAAGGCACTGAtcacttaaattatattactactAAGTTTGtaactagtataatattaaagttcatCATGTACCAGCTAGTCTTTAAGTATACTATGTgtcatatacttatatattatatatatatatatatatatatatatatatatatatatatatatatatatatatatatatatatatatatatataaattcaaagttggagaaaaaaaaattggaactcatgatttatggcatattttagtaaaaaattggctttcaaatattttttttcgccaacttttgaaaaaaaatttttatctGGCTTCCatctaatctgacctatacttcataggaaaatcgttataacttctaaactatctgacttagagcattgaagtaaagaatttatttaagatgaaaaccttttctatctttttaaaataagaaataaccagtttaatgcgctagattttaacaaaaagccattaattaaaaaatatactttttttttcctaaactttcgtttttctatgtttaattccacgaaatttataacatattgcctatgtaagcgtagttcacaagtttagctatcaaatgagaccttttttatcttcataggatatttacacgataagtactggtcagattagtgtgaaagcccgagaaaaactaaaatggctgccatttcacaaccgtgagagagacaaaaaatttgagagccaatttgtcgataaaatatgccatacatcgtGACatcaaaggatcggacaccggtgtcgggacacattgtatatatatatatatatatatatatatatatatttgccAAATTGTAGATATGAGCTGATGGAAACatccaataataaatattataataataatattatatttgtaataattattataagcatTCCCTTTTAAACTGAATTACAAAATTAGACTAGGTCGTACTGTTATCAAACATGATAAAGGAAAcaacattcataaataaaatagataaaatgGTTCAAGTCTAAGAACCTTGTGATAAGAAGGTGATGTAACTTGTTATCTCTTACAAATTTGTTTACAGCATGACAGGGCTCTGGAGTGTTGTTGTGTAAATATGTTATGTGCACCAAAAATGATAGTAGACATCAAcatttttgttaattaaaattgGAGTTTATGATTTTCGCCCTACACATTTACTTACGGCCACACCCAAAGACATTTAATCATGATTaagctttattttaatgaagagttAGACAGACCATGCATGGAGCTTATGttatgcgggctctacactcgcggcgcgaattgcggccgcgattcgCGGATGCTACGCGCCGTGAATACGATGCGTACAAATACGAAGCCGCGAAGCGCAAACACGAAGctgcgaaaccctccacactcgcggttcgcggccttcgcgggctttcgcgccgcgagtgtagagcccgcattaACCTCTCGAACCCCACCGACACCTTAACGTGCTACCCGTAAAAATACCTCTGTGTACCACCGGCACGTTAATGAGCCACCTGATGCACTCGACCTCACGCTgttttgtaacttattttagtgtatttaagatttaatttcgtttgttctatacattatttttaagagtatGAAGTTGGCTACAAAAAGAATGCACTAAATTAGTTCCTGATTGGCGCAATTTtgtaaaacttgaaaaaaaaaattcgaaaaatttGAATGGCGCCATAGAACGCGGGTATTTGAGGCTCAATAGAATTTGGGTATCATTTAAGCTATCaccaatttaattagttttgtgtTTCTTAAATAATAGGGTTTGTCCTCAAAATAGTAGATCTGTCACCAAAATGTAGTCACCAAACAATGCAAAATCAGTTCCACAATAAATCACCTAAAATCCTGAGATATAAGGTCTAgtaccaaataaatgtttttgtatgtattataataggtgtgtcctaataagtatttaagcaaaccaatttaaagagatcaccaataaatcatattatgttactagaaaattgcat includes:
- the LOC121726281 gene encoding molybdopterin synthase catalytic subunit; translated protein: MDHLKLTVDKLSVESISDLVVDDSCGAVSIFVGTTRDNFEGKKVVHLEYEAYESMALKAMKVICEDARRKWPAVHGIAIYHRLGNVPCREASVVIAVSSPHRRDSLDAVAFCIDQLKANVPIWKKEVYDGEEPAWKENFECVQAPTEIIDKSLVQINVSNEEIEKRIENFIERKREQVNLSNIHDFIPNKCEESEESDTCARVRTQFVKRNDSKGHLKIRKVHNEWGPQTVRLDAEPARSESGLPPAIAERVLAVETYLGSGPIPPDIYRRLKALEDKIAHLQSISPEYAVFWKNNKEEIKQENLVDYQFSADDITRKIEMLEKQQ